Proteins from one Juglans microcarpa x Juglans regia isolate MS1-56 chromosome 1S, Jm3101_v1.0, whole genome shotgun sequence genomic window:
- the LOC121245945 gene encoding protein FLOWERING LOCUS D-like isoform X1, whose amino-acid sequence MNPLDQAADQFSSFPPLQFIPYPPPLNPNPNPNPNPNPSPNNASNTAIQNPNLASTNLLSFTVPKKRRRGRPQRKATSFLLPPIPNITLNGNNGPIPSSISSSTSSVSAPFGPNEQNTNFLTQRVSDTTDEIIVINKESTAEALIALSAGFPADSLTEEEIDARVVPVIGGIEQVNYILIRNHIIAKWRENVSNWVTKEMFVDTIPKHFHVLLDSTYNYLVSHGYINFGVAPAIKEKVPAEPTKPSVIVIGAGLAGLAAARQLMRFGFKVTVLEGRKRAGGRVYTKKMEGGNRVCAAADLGGSVLTGTLGNPLGIVARQLGSSLHKVRDKCPLYSLDGKPVDPDMDMKVETAFNRLLDKASRLRQLMGEVSVDVSLGAALETFRQVYGDAVNDEEMNLFNWHLANLEYANAGLLSKLSLAFWDQDDPYDMGGDHCFLPVGNGRLVQALAENVTILYEKTIHTIRYGSDGVQVIAGSQVFEGDMALCTVPLGVLKCGSIKFIPELPQRKLDGIKRLGFGLLNKVAMLFPHVFWGTDLDTFGHLSDDPSRRGEFFLFYSYATVAGGPLLIALVAGEAAHKFESMPPTDAVTRVLQILKGIYEPQGINVPEPIQTVCTRWGGDPFSLGSYSNVAVGASGDDYDILAESVGDGRLFFAGEATTRRYPASMHGAFLSGLREAANMAHYVNARTLRKKVDRSPSKNAHSCASLLADLFREPDLEFGSFSVIFDRKNADPKSTAILKVTFSEPRKKSHDGSKPDQQHSKKLLFQQLQSHFNHQQQLHVYTLLSRQQVLELREVRGGDEMRLNYLCERWGVKLVGRKGLGPTADSVIASIKAERGNRKPASTALALKSGTSKLKTGILKRKMVRKAKIVRSSNGSTAPANSNVVNGKVPGETRTAEETRTTDQMLLDTLGSGQNQGDMLKK is encoded by the exons ATGAATCCACTAGATCAAGCCGCAGACCAGTTCTCTTCCTTCCCTCCTCTCCAGTTCATTCCATATCCACCTCCACTAAACCCTAACCCCAACCCCAATCCCAATCCTAATCCGAGTCCAAATAATGCAAGTAACACCgcaatccaaaaccctaacctTGCCTCAACGAACCTTCTATCATTCACAGTCCCCAAGAAGCGAAGGCGAGGCCGGCCTCAACGCAAAGCGACGtcgtttcttcttcctcccatCCCCAACATTACGCTCAACGGTAATAACGGTCCCATCCCCTCTTCTATTTCTTCGTCTACTTCTTCAGTTTCAGCTCCTTTCGGACCCAACGAACAAAATACCAATTTTTTAACACAAAGGGTATCCGATACTACGGACGAGATCATTGTGATTAATAAAGAATCCACGGCTGAGGCCTTGATTGCGCTTTCGGCTGGGTTTCCCGCCGATTCTCTCACCGAGGAGGAGATTGATGCCAGGGTTGTCCCCGTTATCGGGGGGATTGAACAGGTCAATTACATTCTTATTCGGAACCACATTATTGCGAAATGGCGCGAGAATGTGTCAAATTGGGTCACCAAAGAGATGTTTGTCGATACTATACCTAAACATTTCCATGTTCTTTTGGATTCTACTTATAATTATCTAGTTTCACATGGCTACATTAATTTTGGTGTTGCCCCGGCGATCAAGGAGAAGGTCCCGGCTGAACCCACTAAGCCGAGTGTGATAGTGATTGGTGCTGGGCTTGCGGGCCTGGCTGCCGCTCGGCAATTGATGAGATTCGGATTCAAGGTGACTGTTTTGGAGGGTAGGAAGCGAGCGGGTGGGCGGGTTTACACAAAGAAAATGGAGGGAGGGAATAGGGTGTGCGCAGCGGCAGATTTAGGGGGTAGTGTTTTGACTGGTACTTTAGGGAACCCACTCGGGATCGTGGCTCGACAATTGGGTTCGTCGCTTCATAAGGTGAGAGATAAGTGCCCACTTTATAGTTTGGATGGAAAGCCAGTTGACCCCGATATGGATATGAAGGTGGAAACAGCTTTTAACCGTCTTTTGGACAAGGCAAGTAGGCTTAGGCAGTTAATGGGGGAGGTCTCGGTGGATGTATCTCTTGGTGCAGCATTGGAAACCTTTCGTCAGGTTTATGGGGATGCAGTGAATGATGAGGAGATGAACTTGTTTAATTGGCATCTTGCAAATTTGGAATATGCCAATGCCGGTTTGCTTTCAAAACTTTCCCTTGCATTTTGGGACCAAGATGACCCATATGATATGGGAGGGGACCATTGCTTCTTGCCTGTAGGGAATGGAAGACTGGTTCAGGCTTTGGCTGAGAATGTGACGATTCTATATGAGAAAACAATACACACAATTAGATATGGTAGTGATGGTGTGCAGGTCATTGCAGGGAGTCAGGTCTTTGAAGGTGATATGGCGCTTTGTACAGTTCCACTAGGGGTTCTAAAATGTGGTTCCATAAAGTTTATTCCAGAGTTGCCTCAGAGAAAGCTCGATGGAATAAAGAGGTTGGGATTTGGGTTGTTGAATAAGGTGGCAATGCTGTTTCCTCATGTATTTTGGGGCACAGATCTTGATACTTTTGGGCATCTTTCCGATGATCCAAGCCGTCGAGGGGAGTTCTTTCTCTTTTACAGCTATGCAACAGTTGCCGGTGGTCCTCTCTTGATTGCTTTGGTAGCGGGAGAAGCAGCTCACAAGTTTGAGAGCATGCCCCCCACAGATGCTGTGACCCGTGTTCTTCAAATTCTTAAAG GTATCTATGAACCACAAGGAATCAATGTCCCAGAGCCTATCCAAACAGTTTGTACCAGATGGGGTGGTGATCCCTTCAGTCTAGGTTCTTACTCTAATGTCGCAGTTGGGGCATCAGGAGATGATTATGATATTTTAGCAGAAAGTGTGGGAGATGGAAGGCTTTTCTTTGCTGGGGAAGCCACCACTAGGCGATACCCTGCATCTATGCATGGAGCTTTTCTCAGTGGGTTAAGAGAAGCAGCAAATATGGCTCACTATGTTAATGCACGGACCTTGAGGAAAAAGGTTGATAGGAGCCCATCAAAAAATGCCCATTCTTGTGCTTCCCTCCTTGCAGATTTATTTAGGGAACCTGATCTAGAATTTGGTAGCTTTTCTGTTATTTTTGATCGGAAAAATGCTGATCCCAAGTCAACAGCAATTTTGAAGGTGACATTTAGTGAGCCTCGAAAGAAGAGTCATGATGGGTCAAAACCAGATCAACAGCATTCAAAGAAGTTACTTTTTCAGCAGCTTCAGTCACATTTTAATCATCAACAACAGCTTCATGTTTACACTTTGTTATCAAGGCAACAGGTGCTTGAGCTGAGAGAGGTGAGGGGGGGTGATGAAATGAGGTTGAATTACCTCTGTGAAAGGTGGGGAGTGAAGCTTGTGGGAAGAAAAGGTCTGGGGCCTACTGCAGATTCTGTGATTGCTTCCATTAAGGCTGAGAGGGGCAATCGAAAACCTGCTTCAACTGCTTTGGCTCTTAAATCAG GGACATCAAAGCTGAAAACAGGCATTTTGAAGCGAAAAATGGTGAG AAAGGCCAAAATAGTGCGCAGCAGCAATGGGTCAACAGCCCCTGCTAATTCAAATGTGGTAAATGGTAAAGTGCCAGGGGAAACTAGGACAGCAGAGGAAACTAGAACCACAGATCAAATGCTTCTTGACACACTTGGTTCAG GGCAAAATCAAGGTGACATGCTGAAGAAGTGA
- the LOC121245945 gene encoding protein FLOWERING LOCUS D-like isoform X2 — protein sequence MNPLDQAADQFSSFPPLQFIPYPPPLNPNPNPNPNPNPSPNNASNTAIQNPNLASTNLLSFTVPKKRRRGRPQRKATSFLLPPIPNITLNGNNGPIPSSISSSTSSVSAPFGPNEQNTNFLTQRVSDTTDEIIVINKESTAEALIALSAGFPADSLTEEEIDARVVPVIGGIEQVNYILIRNHIIAKWRENVSNWVTKEMFVDTIPKHFHVLLDSTYNYLVSHGYINFGVAPAIKEKVPAEPTKPSVIVIGAGLAGLAAARQLMRFGFKVTVLEGRKRAGGRVYTKKMEGGNRVCAAADLGGSVLTGTLGNPLGIVARQLGSSLHKVRDKCPLYSLDGKPVDPDMDMKVETAFNRLLDKASRLRQLMGEVSVDVSLGAALETFRQVYGDAVNDEEMNLFNWHLANLEYANAGLLSKLSLAFWDQDDPYDMGGDHCFLPVGNGRLVQALAENVTILYEKTIHTIRYGSDGVQVIAGSQVFEGDMALCTVPLGVLKCGSIKFIPELPQRKLDGIKRLGFGLLNKVAMLFPHVFWGTDLDTFGHLSDDPSRRGEFFLFYSYATVAGGPLLIALVAGEAAHKFESMPPTDAVTRVLQILKGIYEPQGINVPEPIQTVCTRWGGDPFSLGSYSNVAVGASGDDYDILAESVGDGRLFFAGEATTRRYPASMHGAFLSGLREAANMAHYVNARTLRKKVDRSPSKNAHSCASLLADLFREPDLEFGSFSVIFDRKNADPKSTAILKVTFSEPRKKSHDGSKPDQQHSKKLLFQQLHVYTLLSRQQVLELREVRGGDEMRLNYLCERWGVKLVGRKGLGPTADSVIASIKAERGNRKPASTALALKSGTSKLKTGILKRKMVRKAKIVRSSNGSTAPANSNVVNGKVPGETRTAEETRTTDQMLLDTLGSGQNQGDMLKK from the exons ATGAATCCACTAGATCAAGCCGCAGACCAGTTCTCTTCCTTCCCTCCTCTCCAGTTCATTCCATATCCACCTCCACTAAACCCTAACCCCAACCCCAATCCCAATCCTAATCCGAGTCCAAATAATGCAAGTAACACCgcaatccaaaaccctaacctTGCCTCAACGAACCTTCTATCATTCACAGTCCCCAAGAAGCGAAGGCGAGGCCGGCCTCAACGCAAAGCGACGtcgtttcttcttcctcccatCCCCAACATTACGCTCAACGGTAATAACGGTCCCATCCCCTCTTCTATTTCTTCGTCTACTTCTTCAGTTTCAGCTCCTTTCGGACCCAACGAACAAAATACCAATTTTTTAACACAAAGGGTATCCGATACTACGGACGAGATCATTGTGATTAATAAAGAATCCACGGCTGAGGCCTTGATTGCGCTTTCGGCTGGGTTTCCCGCCGATTCTCTCACCGAGGAGGAGATTGATGCCAGGGTTGTCCCCGTTATCGGGGGGATTGAACAGGTCAATTACATTCTTATTCGGAACCACATTATTGCGAAATGGCGCGAGAATGTGTCAAATTGGGTCACCAAAGAGATGTTTGTCGATACTATACCTAAACATTTCCATGTTCTTTTGGATTCTACTTATAATTATCTAGTTTCACATGGCTACATTAATTTTGGTGTTGCCCCGGCGATCAAGGAGAAGGTCCCGGCTGAACCCACTAAGCCGAGTGTGATAGTGATTGGTGCTGGGCTTGCGGGCCTGGCTGCCGCTCGGCAATTGATGAGATTCGGATTCAAGGTGACTGTTTTGGAGGGTAGGAAGCGAGCGGGTGGGCGGGTTTACACAAAGAAAATGGAGGGAGGGAATAGGGTGTGCGCAGCGGCAGATTTAGGGGGTAGTGTTTTGACTGGTACTTTAGGGAACCCACTCGGGATCGTGGCTCGACAATTGGGTTCGTCGCTTCATAAGGTGAGAGATAAGTGCCCACTTTATAGTTTGGATGGAAAGCCAGTTGACCCCGATATGGATATGAAGGTGGAAACAGCTTTTAACCGTCTTTTGGACAAGGCAAGTAGGCTTAGGCAGTTAATGGGGGAGGTCTCGGTGGATGTATCTCTTGGTGCAGCATTGGAAACCTTTCGTCAGGTTTATGGGGATGCAGTGAATGATGAGGAGATGAACTTGTTTAATTGGCATCTTGCAAATTTGGAATATGCCAATGCCGGTTTGCTTTCAAAACTTTCCCTTGCATTTTGGGACCAAGATGACCCATATGATATGGGAGGGGACCATTGCTTCTTGCCTGTAGGGAATGGAAGACTGGTTCAGGCTTTGGCTGAGAATGTGACGATTCTATATGAGAAAACAATACACACAATTAGATATGGTAGTGATGGTGTGCAGGTCATTGCAGGGAGTCAGGTCTTTGAAGGTGATATGGCGCTTTGTACAGTTCCACTAGGGGTTCTAAAATGTGGTTCCATAAAGTTTATTCCAGAGTTGCCTCAGAGAAAGCTCGATGGAATAAAGAGGTTGGGATTTGGGTTGTTGAATAAGGTGGCAATGCTGTTTCCTCATGTATTTTGGGGCACAGATCTTGATACTTTTGGGCATCTTTCCGATGATCCAAGCCGTCGAGGGGAGTTCTTTCTCTTTTACAGCTATGCAACAGTTGCCGGTGGTCCTCTCTTGATTGCTTTGGTAGCGGGAGAAGCAGCTCACAAGTTTGAGAGCATGCCCCCCACAGATGCTGTGACCCGTGTTCTTCAAATTCTTAAAG GTATCTATGAACCACAAGGAATCAATGTCCCAGAGCCTATCCAAACAGTTTGTACCAGATGGGGTGGTGATCCCTTCAGTCTAGGTTCTTACTCTAATGTCGCAGTTGGGGCATCAGGAGATGATTATGATATTTTAGCAGAAAGTGTGGGAGATGGAAGGCTTTTCTTTGCTGGGGAAGCCACCACTAGGCGATACCCTGCATCTATGCATGGAGCTTTTCTCAGTGGGTTAAGAGAAGCAGCAAATATGGCTCACTATGTTAATGCACGGACCTTGAGGAAAAAGGTTGATAGGAGCCCATCAAAAAATGCCCATTCTTGTGCTTCCCTCCTTGCAGATTTATTTAGGGAACCTGATCTAGAATTTGGTAGCTTTTCTGTTATTTTTGATCGGAAAAATGCTGATCCCAAGTCAACAGCAATTTTGAAGGTGACATTTAGTGAGCCTCGAAAGAAGAGTCATGATGGGTCAAAACCAGATCAACAGCATTCAAAGAAGTTACTTTTTCAG CAGCTTCATGTTTACACTTTGTTATCAAGGCAACAGGTGCTTGAGCTGAGAGAGGTGAGGGGGGGTGATGAAATGAGGTTGAATTACCTCTGTGAAAGGTGGGGAGTGAAGCTTGTGGGAAGAAAAGGTCTGGGGCCTACTGCAGATTCTGTGATTGCTTCCATTAAGGCTGAGAGGGGCAATCGAAAACCTGCTTCAACTGCTTTGGCTCTTAAATCAG GGACATCAAAGCTGAAAACAGGCATTTTGAAGCGAAAAATGGTGAG AAAGGCCAAAATAGTGCGCAGCAGCAATGGGTCAACAGCCCCTGCTAATTCAAATGTGGTAAATGGTAAAGTGCCAGGGGAAACTAGGACAGCAGAGGAAACTAGAACCACAGATCAAATGCTTCTTGACACACTTGGTTCAG GGCAAAATCAAGGTGACATGCTGAAGAAGTGA